A portion of the Anaerolineae bacterium genome contains these proteins:
- the queA gene encoding tRNA preQ1(34) S-adenosylmethionine ribosyltransferase-isomerase QueA, protein MKTAEFDYYLPPELIAQSPVEPRDSSRLMVLHRATGFIEHRIFREIVDYINPGDVLVANQSRVIPARLYGYKLPTGGKIELLLVSRRGERLWEALVKGRKIKEGTKLWVGKEGKGVTGIVVGITEAGSRLIEFETPIEPVIREIGSIPLPPYIHQPISDPERYQTIFARVEGSVAAPTAGLHFTPELMRRIEEKGGRFVFVTLHIGLDTFRPVKEENVEEHKMHSEYCELSEEVAEEINQARREGRRIIAVGTTSVRVLETAASEEGVRPFRGQTDLFIYPGYRFKVVDALITNFHLPRSTLIMLVSAFAGKDFIMRAYQEAVRLRYRFYSFGDAMLIL, encoded by the coding sequence ATGAAAACGGCGGAATTTGATTATTACCTTCCACCAGAACTTATAGCTCAAAGTCCTGTTGAACCACGAGACTCATCGCGCCTCATGGTTCTTCACAGGGCTACTGGCTTTATTGAACACAGGATTTTCAGGGAGATTGTGGACTACATAAACCCGGGTGACGTCCTCGTAGCTAACCAGAGCCGTGTGATACCAGCGCGCCTTTACGGCTATAAATTACCGACCGGCGGCAAAATAGAGTTATTGCTCGTTTCTCGCAGGGGGGAAAGGCTCTGGGAGGCCCTGGTCAAGGGAAGAAAGATCAAGGAAGGGACTAAACTCTGGGTAGGGAAAGAGGGGAAAGGAGTTACAGGGATTGTGGTGGGGATAACTGAGGCCGGAAGCAGGCTTATAGAATTTGAAACTCCTATTGAGCCCGTTATCCGGGAAATCGGTTCCATTCCTCTACCTCCTTACATCCATCAACCTATTTCAGACCCCGAACGCTATCAGACTATTTTTGCCCGAGTTGAAGGGTCGGTGGCTGCCCCTACCGCTGGCCTGCATTTTACTCCGGAGCTTATGCGCCGCATTGAGGAAAAGGGAGGTAGGTTTGTCTTTGTAACGCTTCACATAGGCCTTGACACTTTCAGACCCGTTAAAGAGGAAAACGTTGAAGAACACAAAATGCATTCTGAATATTGCGAGCTGAGCGAAGAAGTAGCAGAAGAAATAAACCAGGCCCGACGCGAAGGCCGAAGGATAATAGCTGTTGGAACTACTTCTGTGAGGGTTCTGGAGACAGCTGCCTCAGAGGAGGGAGTGCGGCCTTTTCGGGGTCAAACAGACCTATTTATATATCCGGGCTATCGCTTCAAGGTGGTAGATGCTCTTATTACAAACTTTCACCTTCCCCGTTCAACCCTCATAATGCTTGTTTCGGCTTTTGCGGGAAAGGACTTTATAATGCGGGCTTATCAGGAAGCCGTAAGACTTCGCTATAGGTTCTACAGTTTCGGCGATGCAATGTTGATCCTTTAA
- a CDS encoding ABC transporter permease has product MELFRELWSYRYLLYMLVVRDLKARYKNSMIGIVWSLLNPLLMMFIFTWVFTALVPNRTIRAFPVFFLCGLLPWNYFTGGLIASTGSLVAHANLIKKVYFPREVLPLSAVLSNLVHFLIALVVLFALMPLFHIRFTVWATFLPFIILIQTAFVAGLGLALSVLNVFYRDVQHLLEVLLLGWFFLTPIFYPLDILPRDYNFLGVTIDLWRWMQILNPMASIIAAYRDILYWGRMVGLDFLARTAVTSLLIFAIGLAIFRRYRFVIAEEV; this is encoded by the coding sequence ATGGAACTATTTAGGGAGCTCTGGAGCTACCGGTACCTTCTCTACATGCTGGTGGTAAGGGACCTTAAAGCTCGCTATAAAAACTCAATGATAGGAATTGTCTGGTCCCTCTTGAATCCCCTTCTTATGATGTTTATCTTCACCTGGGTTTTCACCGCCCTGGTGCCAAACCGTACCATCAGAGCTTTTCCTGTGTTTTTCCTCTGCGGACTTCTGCCCTGGAATTACTTTACCGGAGGGCTAATAGCCAGCACAGGTAGCCTGGTGGCCCATGCCAATCTCATCAAAAAAGTCTATTTTCCCCGAGAAGTGTTACCATTGAGCGCCGTCCTCTCAAACCTCGTTCACTTCCTCATAGCTTTAGTGGTCCTTTTTGCCTTAATGCCCCTGTTCCACATACGCTTCACCGTTTGGGCGACGTTTCTCCCCTTCATAATCCTCATTCAAACTGCTTTTGTAGCGGGACTCGGGCTGGCCCTTTCAGTCCTCAACGTTTTCTACAGAGATGTACAGCACCTTCTGGAAGTGCTCCTTCTGGGCTGGTTCTTCCTTACCCCGATATTTTACCCTCTGGATATTCTCCCGCGAGATTACAATTTCCTGGGGGTTACAATAGACCTCTGGCGATGGATGCAAATCCTGAATCCTATGGCCTCAATTATTGCGGCTTACCGAGATATCCTTTACTGGGGGAGGATGGTAGGGTTAGATTTTTTGGCGCGCACAGCGGTTACTTCTTTATTAATTTTTGCGATAGGGCTGGCCATTTTCCGTCGCTACAGATTTGTAATAGCGGAAGAGGTTTAA
- a CDS encoding glycosyltransferase family 4 protein, protein MRKILMVAPTSFFSDYGCHVRIYEEIKFLQKNGFRVVVYAYRKGGDIPGIEIRRIPSIPGDNRYELGASWIKVAFDFFLAIKTLTASLRERFDLVHAHLHEGALVGFLVSRIPRIPLVFDFQGSLTDEMIQHGILKPGGALFRLMWNVEKLIDRLPDAVITSSLHGARLLVEKFGCNPDRIFTIPDCVNVEAFRPRTFADEEEIRALKASLGIPHDLPIVVYLGLLSGYQGINHLLQAASILIMNGIKAHFLIMGFPGEAQYKAMAEAMGIGQHVTFTGKIPYFQAPRYLRLGDIAVAPKLSASEGNGKLLVYMATGLPIVAFDRPVNREYLGDLGIYAAPGDPYSLAEAIEKALNSLPELKRVGENLRLKAMENYRWEKAGERLLQVYRKVGLN, encoded by the coding sequence ATGAGAAAGATTTTGATGGTGGCCCCTACCTCCTTCTTCTCTGATTACGGGTGCCATGTCAGGATTTATGAGGAAATAAAGTTCCTTCAGAAGAATGGATTTAGGGTGGTAGTCTACGCCTACAGAAAAGGTGGAGATATCCCTGGGATTGAGATAAGGAGGATCCCTTCTATCCCCGGAGACAACCGCTATGAACTGGGGGCTTCATGGATAAAGGTGGCTTTCGATTTCTTCCTGGCCATTAAAACTCTGACGGCTTCCTTAAGGGAGAGATTTGACCTGGTGCACGCTCACCTTCACGAAGGCGCCCTGGTTGGCTTTCTGGTTTCCAGGATTCCCCGAATTCCCCTGGTCTTTGATTTCCAAGGAAGCCTTACCGACGAGATGATTCAGCATGGAATTCTCAAGCCTGGAGGAGCGCTTTTCAGACTAATGTGGAATGTGGAAAAACTCATAGACCGCCTTCCGGATGCTGTTATTACCAGTTCTCTTCACGGAGCCAGGCTCCTGGTGGAGAAATTTGGTTGCAATCCTGACAGGATTTTCACCATCCCCGATTGCGTTAACGTTGAGGCTTTTCGCCCCCGAACTTTCGCTGACGAGGAAGAAATCAGGGCCTTGAAAGCTTCGTTGGGTATCCCGCACGACCTTCCGATAGTTGTATACTTGGGCCTTTTATCTGGTTATCAGGGGATAAACCACCTCCTTCAGGCGGCTTCAATTCTCATCATGAATGGCATAAAGGCCCACTTTTTAATAATGGGCTTCCCGGGCGAGGCTCAATATAAAGCTATGGCTGAAGCTATGGGTATCGGTCAACATGTTACCTTTACAGGCAAAATCCCTTACTTTCAGGCTCCCCGCTATCTGCGTCTTGGAGATATAGCTGTTGCCCCCAAGCTTTCTGCCTCGGAGGGAAATGGTAAACTCCTGGTTTACATGGCCACAGGCCTTCCTATAGTAGCCTTTGATAGGCCTGTTAACAGGGAATACCTGGGAGATTTAGGCATATATGCCGCTCCTGGTGACCCTTACTCCCTGGCTGAAGCCATCGAAAAAGCGCTGAACAGCTTACCCGAACTTAAGAGGGTGGGGGAAAACCTAAGGTTAAAGGCAATGGAAAACTACCGCTGGGAGAAAGCTGGAGAGAGGTTATTGCAGGTTTACAGAAAGGTGGGTCTCAATTAG